Genomic segment of Coriobacteriia bacterium:
TCAGCAAAAGTAATACCATCGGTTCGTGCGCGAAGACCGTCAAACAGTGAGGAAAAGTCATGTGCCAAAACGGAGTGAATAACGAACAACTGAAATCTATGATTTCAATGGCGAACGAGACGATCGCCCTTTCGCAAGAGTGGCTGGAAAACACCCACCATCTCGCCGATCACGCCGAACTTTCAGCGGCGACCGATCTCGCCCAAGCGACGGTTTTGCTCGGCGAAGCGCGCGAGCATCTCCAAAAGGCGCTCGATTCCATCGAGAAGCACGGACGCTCTCACACGCACGTGGAAGTCGAACTCGTCTAAACCCGATTCATCCAAAAGGTCACGATAACTCGTGGCCTTTTGTCATAAAAGAGGCGATGATGCATAAGCGTCACAAAGGTGTCAACGTATCGTCAACCACTTGCCTGTATGCATACGTTACAATTCAGATATGAAGGCCATCACCATACATATCACAGGCGTTGTACAGGGCGTGGGTTTCCGCCCTTTCGTTTACAATCTGGCTCAAGAATACAGCTTGAAAGGTTGGGTCCTCAATGCTGCCGACGGCGTGCACGTCCACGTCGAAGGGCCTGAAGCCATCGTCGATTCGTTTCCCGTTTTAGTCGAAAAATCAGCTCCGGCCGCCTCGAAGATCGACCGGGTATCGGTATCCTCCACCAAACCCGAGTGGTTCGACTCCTTTGAGATTCGGCAATCGGCACCGACCGCCGGCGAACGCACGCTCATCTCGCCGGACATGGCCACCTGCCACGCATGCACCGAAGAACTGTTCGATCCGAGCAACCGCCGCTACCGCTATCCGTTCATCAACTGCACCGACTGCGGGCCGCGCTTCACCATCATTCGTGACACCCCCTATGATCGCCCACTGACCACCATGGACAAGTTTAAAATGTGCCCAGCGTGCGAGGCTGAATACGCCGATCCCAAAGACCGCCGCTTCCACGCGCAACCCGATGCCTGTTTCGTCTGCGGACCGCGCGTCTACCTCAACTCATCACAAAACGCACCTCTCCTCTCGCCCAACGACCCCGACTGCACGACCACGCTGAACTGGGAATGGCGTCCGGGCTTGAGCATCGAGCACCGGAACGCCCACGATGAGGCCGCGCGCTCGAATTCCATCATCATAGAAGCCGCCGAGGCACTCCACAATGAGCAGATTCTCGCCATCAAAGGCTTGGGCGGTTTCCAGTTCGCGTGCAACGCCCGATCAGATATTGCGGTGCGTAAACTGCGTGAGCGCAAGCACCGTTACGGCAAGCCTCTCGCCGTCATGTTCGCAAACGTCGAACAGGCAAGCCGCTATGTCCACATAAACGAGCAGGAGCAAGAACTCCTCGAGGGTCGTATCCGTCCAATCGTGTTGCTCAAACGTCACTCCGATATCCAAGGAGCGGACTTGGCCGAATCGGTGGCTTTCGGCATGCCCGAGATCGGTGTCATGCTCCCCTACACGGGACTTCACCACCTTTTGCTCGAAGAGTTCTACGGTCCGCTCATCATGACCAGCGGCAACATCAGCGAAGAGCCGATCGTCACCGATAACGAAACCGCGCTCGAAAAACTCAACGGAATCGCCGATTTCTTTCTGTTGCACGACCGCGACATTCAGGCGCGCTACGATGATTCGGTCGTTCGCATCATCGACGGACATGTGCAGATGGTGCGTCGCGCTCGCGGCTATGCACCCTACCCGCTGATTGCGCCCGATCCCGTCGCCTTCACCGAAAAAATTCCGCCGACGATTTTAGCGGTCGGGTCCGAACAAAAGAATACGTTCACGCTGCTGGACGGCGAATACGCATTCGTTTCGCAACATATCGGAGATCTCGAAAACACCGAGACGCTCGATGCGTTCGAGGAGACCGAAACGCTCTACGAGCATCTTTTCCGCTCACACCCCGAGGCGCTCGCCTATGACTTGCACCCCGAATACCTCTCCACCAAATGGGCGAAGGTGCAAAAAGATGTCGCCACCCGCCCC
This window contains:
- the hypF gene encoding carbamoyltransferase HypF, translated to MKAITIHITGVVQGVGFRPFVYNLAQEYSLKGWVLNAADGVHVHVEGPEAIVDSFPVLVEKSAPAASKIDRVSVSSTKPEWFDSFEIRQSAPTAGERTLISPDMATCHACTEELFDPSNRRYRYPFINCTDCGPRFTIIRDTPYDRPLTTMDKFKMCPACEAEYADPKDRRFHAQPDACFVCGPRVYLNSSQNAPLLSPNDPDCTTTLNWEWRPGLSIEHRNAHDEAARSNSIIIEAAEALHNEQILAIKGLGGFQFACNARSDIAVRKLRERKHRYGKPLAVMFANVEQASRYVHINEQEQELLEGRIRPIVLLKRHSDIQGADLAESVAFGMPEIGVMLPYTGLHHLLLEEFYGPLIMTSGNISEEPIVTDNETALEKLNGIADFFLLHDRDIQARYDDSVVRIIDGHVQMVRRARGYAPYPLIAPDPVAFTEKIPPTILAVGSEQKNTFTLLDGEYAFVSQHIGDLENTETLDAFEETETLYEHLFRSHPEALAYDLHPEYLSTKWAKVQKDVATRPIKLEGVQHHHAHIVATTAEFGVSDPVIGIAFDGTGYGDKSDMKANIWGGEVLIADWSGYSRFAHLRALPLPGSAGAIKRPARTALGMLAELDLLEHPGTRFFKSRLEKREEGTVIAMMHNNLNTPYTTSMGRLFDAVSSLIGVADDATFEGSPAIMLEAAADPLDARPTPTRYQFAIHEQTQTKTLSTHERSTEQFDRHYKPAIIDPKPLIVAILDDMSNGVAQSEIARRFHMAVITLIGDIATKASRATNIKTVALSGGVMMNRLVLGGARALLETKGFTVLCSEKLPVNDGCISFGQAIVARERLIEKI